In the Kwoniella mangroviensis CBS 8507 chromosome 3, whole genome shotgun sequence genome, one interval contains:
- a CDS encoding uroporphyrinogen decarboxylase — MSTSSEYTIPNLINVDKWREIEQSFPPLKNDLLLRAARGEETERAPVWVMRQAGRYLPEFLEVRKSHSFFECCQTPSIASQLTLQPIDRYPRLDASIIFCDILVVPQALGMEVLMEPSKGPVLPAPIHTPSDLSRLNQDVDVQKELGYLFEAITLTRKGLGGRVPLIGFCGAPWTLMAYMCEGGGSKTFENSKSWLYKYPKESKELLRKVADVCADLLVGQVLAGAQMLQVFDSWAGELTPYQYAEFALPPCIYISHKVKSILKQLGHPGVAITLFAKGANAPSTFKLLSDPKVTGYDTLGLDWTVDPVEVREYVGRKVNLQGNFDPTVLYGGKEGIEKEVERLSERWNAAGGGWIANLGHGITPNVKPEDMGWFLECVHKYSKRA, encoded by the exons ATGTCTACCTCCTCCGAATACACCATACCGAACTTGATCAACGTCGATAAATGGAGGGAGATCGAGCAGTCTTTCCCTCCCTTGAAGAACGACCTTTTACTTCGTGCTGCCAGGGGCGAAGAGACTGAGAGAGCTCCCGTATGGGTCATGAGGCAGGCAGGGAGGTATTTACCTG AATTCCTTGAAGTTCGCAAGTCTCATTCATTTTTCGAATGTTGTCAAACCCCCTCCATCGCCTCtcaactcacccttcaaCCCATTGATCGATATCCTCGATTGGACGCCTCAATCATATTTTGTGATATCCTCGTCGTCCCCCAGGCATTAGGAATGGAAGTATTGATGGAACCTTCCAAAGGTCCAGTCCTTCCTGCTCCTATACATACACCCTCCGACCTGAGTCGACTAAACCAAGACGTAGATGTACAGAAAGAACTGGGTTACCTATTCGAAGCTATAACTCTCACTCGAAAAGGTCTGGGAGGTAGAGTACCATTGATAGGGTTCTGCGGTGCTCCATGGACGTTGATGGCGTATATGTGCGAAGGAGGTGGTTCAAAAACTTTCGAAAATTCAAAATCTTGGTTATACAAGTATCCAAAAGAGAGTAAAGAGCTTTTGAGGAAGGTAGCGGATGTTTGTGCGGATCTGTTGGTCGGTCAGGTATTGGCCGGTGCTCAG ATGCTCCAAGTATTCGATTCCTGGGCCGGTGAATTGACACCCTACCAATACGCCGAATTCGCCTTACCTCCATGTATCTACATCTCTCACAAGGTCAAATCAATCTTGAAACAATTAGGTCATCCCGGAGTGGCCATAACGCTCTTCGCAAAAGGTGCCAATGCTCCTTCTACCTTCAAACTCCTTTCCGACCCAAAGGTAACAGGGTACGACACACTAGGATTGGATTGGACAGTTGATCCAGTGGAAGTGAGGGAATATGTGGGCCGAAAGGTCAACTTGCAAGGTAATTTCGATCCGACGGTGTTGTACGGTGGcaaagaaggtatagaaaaggaagttgagagaTTAAGTGAGAGATGGAACGCTGCTGGGGGAGGTTGGATAGCTAATTTGGGACATGGGATCACACCGAATGTGAAACCTGAAGATATGGGTTGGTTTCTGGAGTGTGTACACAAGTATTCAAAGAGGGCGTAG
- a CDS encoding serine-tRNA ligase — translation MRSTSIRQIASVRQYRHYATQTSLKGPLIGVKPKSPSSPSSSSAPASTSLASSSLPKPRLDYHDLLSDPQRTTRNALLRKSPLQPDHLAHLGRLRSTQLLLLQKLSTIKSKQKEIGSLIKIGLGDTAELKEQAKKIKSKIKEYEVNLGETENEQLDLALLLPNFSHPDSPIGPEENAKTIETFGPSVIEGQVENRRDHVDFCNHFDLLDNQASSVTSGSSWPYLKSILALLEQSLINYSLSIAIKNGFSPVIPPDVIKEDIAWRCGFQPRDSLSNPSTQTYHLAQPDNPPQQRLCLAGTSEIPLAGLFANRLFHEEDLPKKVVGVGRAFRAEAGARGSDTRGLYRVHQFTKVELFAVTAENGSEQMMEEIREVQKEIARGLGLSVRVLDMPTEELGASAHRKYDMEAWMPGRGKWGEITSTSNCTSYQSRRLSITYRPSPTSPSPSSSGKEGDLPVPPSETQHNGPLPFAHTLNGTAAAIPRLIVALIENGIRFKDDEYEGVNLPKVLERFWVGGVEFGEGKRKGSIRWI, via the exons ATGAGGTCCACCAGCATACGGCAGATAGCAAGTG TCCGTCAATATCGTCACTATGCTACTCAAACGTCCCTCAAAGGACCTCTTATAGGTGTTAAACCGAAATCGCcctcctcaccttcttcgtcatcagcACCTGCATCTACATCTTtggcatcatcatccttacCAAAACCGCGTCTGGACTATCACGACCTCCTATCTGATCCACAGCGTACCACCCGAAATGCCCTCCTTCGTAAATCCCCTTTACAACCCGATCACCTAGCTCATCTCGGACGTCTGCGGTCCACTCAACTCCTCTTACTCCAGAAATTATCCACCATCAAATCGAAGCAGAAAGAAATTGGTAGTCTCATCAAGATCGGTTTGGGCGATACCGCCGAGTTGAAAGAACaagccaagaagatcaaatcgaaaaTCAAAGAGTATGAGGTAAACTTGGGTGAAACTGAAAATGAACAATTAGATTTGGCTTTACTCTTACCTAACTTCTCACACCCCGATTCACCAATCGGTCCAGAAGAAAATGCCAAAACTATAGAAACGTTTGGTCCATCCGTTATAGAAGGCCAGGTAGAGAACAGAAGGGATCATGTTGATTTTTGTAATCATTTTGATTTATTGGATAATCAAGCTTCCTCAGTCACTTCTGGATCATCTTGGCCTTATCTCAAAAGTATTTTAGCTCTGCTCGAACAATCCCTTATCAATTATTCTCTATCGATAGCTATCAAGAATGGATTCTCTCCGGTAATCCCACCAGATGTAATCAAAGAGGATATAGCTTGGAGATGTGGTTTTCAACCACGTGATTCACTTTCCAACCCTTCAACTCAGACTTATCACCTAGCTCAGCCTGATAATCCCCCTCAACAGCGGTTGTGTCTAGCAGGAACGAGTGAAATACCTCTAGCTGGATTATTCGCTAATAGGCTATTCCACGAGGAAGATCTGCCGAAAAAGGTCGTAGGTGTTGGAAGAGCGTTCAGAGCAGAAGCTGGTGCTAGAGGATCAGATACTAGAGGATTGTATAGGGTACATCAGTTTACGAAAGTTGAACTATTCGCTGTTACTGCTGAGAACGGAAGTGAGcagatgatggaggagatcAGAGAGGTGCAGAAGGAGATTGCACGGGGTCTGGGGCTGAGCGTTAG GGTCTTGGATATGCCGACAGAAGAATTGGGCGCTTCGGCTCATAGGAAATACGATATGGAAGCTTGGATGCCTGGGAGAGGTAAATGgggagag ATAACGTCCACATCAAATTGTACATCCTACCAATCACGTCGACTATCCATAACCTACCGTCCATCTCCCACAtccccctctccctcttcctctggtaAAGAGGGAGACCTGCCCGTTCCACCTTCAGAGACTCAGCATAATGGACCATTACCTTTCGCACATACTTTGAACGGTACGGCTGCTGCTATACCCCGACTGATAGTGGCCCTGATCGAGAATGGCATAAGGttcaaggatgatgaatacGAAGGGGTAAATCTGCCGAAGGTTTTGGAGAGGTTCTGGGTTGGTGGAGTGGAGTTTGgggaggggaagaggaaaggaagtaTCAGATGGATATAA
- a CDS encoding histone H2A — MSSGGKGKSSSETKSSSRSSKAGLQFPVGRIHRLLKRGNYAQRVGSGAPVYLAAVLEYLAAEILELAGNAARDNKKSRIVPRHLQLAVRNDEELNKLLGSVVISQGGVLPHIMAELLPAKTKGKAKASQEV, encoded by the exons ATGTCTTCCGGTGGTAAAGGAAAGTCCTCTTCCGAAACTAAATCCTCTTCCCGATCTTCCAAGGCCGGTCTTCAAT TCCCTGTCGGTCGTATCCACAGACTCTTGAAGAGAGGTAACTACGCCCAACGAGTTGGATCCGGTGCTCCCGTCTACCTCGCTGCCGTCCTTGAAT ATCTCGCCGCTGAAATCCTCGAATTGGCCGGTAACGCCGCCCGAGACAACAAGAAGTCTCGTATCGTCCCTAGACACTTGCAACTCGCCGTCCgaaacgatgaagaattaaACAAATTGCTCGGTTCAGTCGTCATCTCCCAAGGTGGTGTCCTTCCTCACATCATGGCCGAACTCCTCCCAGCCAAGACCAAAGGAAAGGCCAAGGCTTCTCAAGAAGTATAA